The Betaproteobacteria bacterium genome has a window encoding:
- a CDS encoding NAD(P)-binding protein: SGLSAAYHLARLGHRVTIHEAGPLSGGMMRFGIPKYRLPRDVLEAEVQRILDLGVTLKLNTKVENIEKTMKEGGFDAAFLAVGAHIAKRAYIPAGEAAKLLDAMQVLRSMEGEEKPMLGRRVVVYGGGNTALDVARTAKRLGAEEAIIVYRRTRERMPAHDFEVEEALQEGIMIKWLSTIKNMSDEGTLTVERMELDAKGFPQPTGQMETLEADSLVLALGQDVDLSLLNGVPGLEIKDGVVQVSKNMMTGRAGIFAGGDMVPSERTVTVAIGHGKKAARNIDAWLRGTAYEPAPKHEIATFDKLNPWYYDDAPKTVQPTLDMIRRQSTFDEVVGGLDESNALFEARRCLSCGNCFECDNCYGVCPDNAVIKLGPGNRFKFNLDYCKGCGICVSECPCGAITMIPESI, encoded by the coding sequence TCGGGGTTGTCCGCTGCTTATCACCTGGCGCGCCTCGGTCACCGTGTCACCATCCACGAAGCCGGGCCGCTGTCGGGCGGCATGATGCGTTTCGGCATCCCGAAATACCGCCTGCCGCGGGACGTGCTGGAAGCCGAAGTCCAGCGCATTCTCGATCTCGGTGTCACGCTCAAGCTCAACACCAAGGTCGAGAACATCGAGAAGACGATGAAGGAAGGCGGTTTCGACGCCGCGTTCCTCGCCGTCGGCGCGCACATCGCGAAGCGCGCCTATATCCCGGCGGGTGAGGCTGCGAAATTGCTCGATGCGATGCAGGTGCTGCGCAGCATGGAGGGCGAGGAGAAGCCGATGCTCGGGCGCCGCGTGGTGGTCTACGGCGGCGGCAACACTGCGCTCGACGTGGCGCGTACCGCGAAGCGACTCGGCGCCGAGGAGGCCATCATCGTCTACCGCCGCACCCGCGAGAGGATGCCTGCGCACGACTTCGAGGTCGAGGAGGCGCTGCAGGAAGGCATCATGATCAAGTGGCTGTCGACCATCAAGAACATGTCAGACGAGGGCACGCTCACCGTCGAGCGCATGGAACTCGACGCGAAGGGCTTCCCGCAGCCGACCGGTCAGATGGAGACGCTGGAAGCCGACTCGCTGGTACTGGCACTCGGACAGGACGTCGACCTGTCTCTCCTGAACGGCGTGCCGGGTCTGGAAATCAAGGACGGCGTGGTGCAGGTCTCGAAGAACATGATGACCGGCCGTGCCGGCATCTTCGCCGGCGGCGACATGGTGCCGTCCGAGCGCACCGTCACGGTCGCCATCGGTCACGGCAAGAAGGCAGCACGCAACATCGACGCATGGCTGCGCGGCACTGCCTACGAGCCTGCTCCGAAGCACGAGATCGCCACCTTCGACAAGCTCAACCCGTGGTACTACGACGATGCGCCGAAGACGGTGCAGCCGACGCTCGACATGATCCGCCGGCAGTCCACCTTCGACGAAGTGGTCGGCGGGCTCGACGAAAGCAACGCGCTCTTCGAGGCGCGCCGGTGTCTCTCGTGCGGCAACTGCTTCGAGTGCGACAACTGCTACGGCGTGTGCCCCGATAACGCCGTCATCAAGCTCGGTCCCGGCAATCGGTTCAAGTTCAACCTGGACTACTGCAAGGGTTGCGGCATCTGCGTGTCGGAGTGCCCCTGCGGTGCCATCACGATGATCCCCGAGTCGATCTGA